Proteins from one Ranitomeya variabilis isolate aRanVar5 chromosome 1, aRanVar5.hap1, whole genome shotgun sequence genomic window:
- the LOC143816010 gene encoding uncharacterized protein LOC143816010, with product MDLKAKESSWRTKASDIFKQSTLTVSQDVSKDYKEIMHQYRNILYRKTKLWWNRTTLENYLSKRIIPRGLRVQLYPTFELQEDNLTKRWVMAATTCSCEFIQILIEKNTLSLTAMDEELESIQTTLQKDVPKDVLDKWLKELDADTIKWEVEVSQGKLKKCKRDMTDYDMDRVHKWQNKKKNIPYRNRSREPSVASSTSGAESHTTVSDAEEQRDFNLRTGARKKQFPDMFYKTNRRQRNKDQFKVVNLSYHEITPIQTEVLERGLNFSPSSRIDEFVAIKDTHLLSRKIILKKLHFKSTTSNTDTTPDEIEALEALISLEEENAATGVSNIPNHLYSSSKKFPALSLCPAVEVFTKLVTRDIEHLATGCGNQSNLNKMERMALEELKSWKDVVYKPADKGGNLVIWPCQMYEKQAYRLLDDVTCYWRVTFNPLLSFQEKLVNILDKAFIEGISRKLLDTVKNLQPRLPTFYIIPKLHKNPVDPPGRPIVAVWISWT from the exons ATGGATCTTAAAGCCAAAGAAAGCTCTTGGCGAACTAAGGCTTCAGATATTTTTAAACAAAGCACCTTAACAGTTTCGCAGGATGTCTCAAAAGATTATAAGGAAATTATGCATCAATATAGGAATATATTATATCGGAAAACAAAATTGTGGTGGAATCGGactacattagaaaattatttgtcAAAAAGGATTATACCGAGGGGATTAAGAGTACAATTATACCCTACGTTTGAACTACAAGAGGATAATCTGACGAAAAGATGGGTAATGGCAGCAACTACGTGCTCCTGTGAATTCATACAGATCCTCATTGAGAAAAACACTCTCTCCCTAACAGCAATGGATGAGGAGTTAGAGAGTATACAGACTACGTTACAAAAGGATGTACCTAAGGACGTCCTGGATAAGTGGCTCAAAGAACTGGATGCGGATACTATCAAATGGGAGGTTGAAGTGAGCCAGGGTAAGCTTAAAAAATGTAAGCGGGACATGACAGACTATGATATGGATAGAGTACATAAGTGGCAGAATAAGAAAAAGAATATACCCTACAGGAATCGTTCTAGGGAACCCTCTGTGGCGTCAAGTACGTCTGGAGCAGAAAGCCATACTACAGTGAGTGATGCGGAGGAACAGAGGGATTTTAATCTAAGAACTGGAGCACGTAAAAAGCAGTTTCCTGACATGTTTTATAAAACAAACAGACGTCAGAGAAATAAGGACCAATTTAAGGTAGTGAATTTATCATATCATGAGATAACTCCCATTCAAACAGAGGTATTGGAACGAGGTCTTAATTTTTCTCCCTCTTCTCGAATAGATGAATTCGTAGCTATTAAGGATACCCATCTGCTATCCcgaaaaataattttaaagaaatTACATTTTAAGAGTACAACATCAAACACGGACACCACACCTGATGAAATTGAGGCGTTGGAGGCACTCATTTCCTTGGAGGAAGAGAATGCGGCAACAGGGGTGAGTAACATTCCTAATCACCTGTACAGTAGTTCCAAGAAATTCCCTGCGTTGAGTCTATGTCCAGCGGTGGAAGTTTTCACAAAGTTGGTAACGCGGGATATTGAGCATTTGGCTACTGGATGTGGAAACCAATCAAATCTAAATAAAATGGAGCGTATGGCCTTGGAGGAATTGAAATCTTGGAAAGACGTAGTATATAAACCTGCAGATAAAGGGGGTAACCTCGTCATCTGGCCTTGCCAGATGTACGAGAAACAGGCGTATAGACTACTTGATGATGTTACATGTTACTGGAGAGTAACATTTAATCCTTTACTTTCCTTCCAGGAGAAACTTGTGAATATTTTGGACAAAGCGTTCATTGAAGGGATTTCTAGGAAATTGTTGGACACCGTAAAGAATTTGCAGCCCAGACTACCAACTTTTTATATCATCCCCAAACTGCACAAAAATCCCGTTGATCCACCCGGACGTCCAATTGTTGCAG TTTGGATTTCTTGGACTTAA